In one Alnus glutinosa chromosome 14, dhAlnGlut1.1, whole genome shotgun sequence genomic region, the following are encoded:
- the LOC133857097 gene encoding ubiquitin C-terminal hydrolase 22-like, giving the protein MSLKIDHRINGQIFPQPCPHLAEFRSRNGAKPFRALQDCLRVKPPSGRAAIRRDPDEVPRCGECGDSGGRTRLYACVGCAGVHCHAPPGPSHAAAHAESMAPGHEIAVDLDRAELFCCACRDQVYDRDFDAAVVLAQTAASTLHAPSSIARSPHPENLRKRRRVDYRPWTPDPRERALMVSCSSPLNAAVSVSRSNNLPWGLRGLNNLGNTCFMNSVLQALLHTPPLRNYFLSDRHNRYFCQKKSGASNDATKRVVAKNADARICLACDMDAMFSAVFSGDRTTYSPARFLYSWWQHAANLASYEQQDAHEFFISMLDGIHEKVEKDRRKPQSQGNGDCCIAHRVFSGILRSDVMCMACGFTSTTYDPCVDISLDLEPNQGGSAKMASTKSNYSYSGEADCTNSSQNYGISTLMGCLDRFTRPERLGSDQKFFCQQCQVRQESLKQMSIRKLPLVSCFHIKRFEHSSVRKMSRKVDRYLQFPFSLDMAPYLSSSILRSRFGNRIFPFDGDEPDASNELSSEFELFAVVTHTGKLDAGHYVTYLRLSNQWYKCDDAWITEVNESTVRAAQGYMMFYVQKVLYYKASEKQVAA; this is encoded by the exons ATGTCTTTAAAGATCGACCACCGAATCAACGGCCAGATTTTCCCCCAGCCCTGTCCCCACCTCGCCGAGTTCCGCTCCAGGAACGGCGCCAAGCCGTTCCGGGCCCTACAGGACTGCCTCCGGGTGAAGCCGCCCAGCGGACGCGCTGCGATCCGGCGGGACCCGGACGAGGTTCCGCGCTGCGGCGAGTGCGGCGACTCTGGCGGCCGCACGCGCCTTTACGCGTGCGTGGGTTGCGCTGGCGTCCACTGCCACGCGCCTCCCGGACCCTCCCATGCGGCGGCCCACGCTGAGTCCATGGCGCCAGGGCACGAGATCGCCGTTGACTTGGACCGTGCCGAGCTCTTCTGCTGCGCGTGCCGCGATCAGGTCTACGATCGCGACTTCGACGCCGCGGTGGTGCTCGCCCAGACGGCCGCATCGACGCTCCACGCGCCTTCCTCCATCGCCCGATCACCTCACCCAGAGAATCTCAGAAAGCGGCGCAGAGTTGATTACCGGCCCTGGACGCCAGATCCGAGGGAGCGAGCCTTGATGGTAAGCTGTTCCAGTCCGCTAAACGCCGCCGTTTCGGTCTCTCGTTCGAACAATTTGCCCTGGGGATTGCGCGGATTGAACAATTTGGGAAACACATGTTTCATGAATTCGGTGTTGCAGGCATTGCTTCACACGCCGCCACTGAGGAACTATTTCCTGAGCGATCGGCACAACCGCTATTTCTGCCAGAAGAAGAGCGGTGCGAGCAATGATGCCACTAAGAGAGTTGTGGCCAAAAATGCTGACGCGCGAATATGCTTGGCTTGCGATATGGACGCCATGTTTTCGGCCGTCTTTTCTGGGGATCGGACTACATATAGCCCCGCTAGGTTTTTGTACAG TTGGTGGCAACATGCGGCAAATCTGGCAAGTTATGAGCAGCAAGATGCTCATGAGTTTTTCATTTCTATGCTTGATGGGATCCATGAAAAGGTTGAGAAGGATCGACGCAAGCCGCAGAGTCAAG GCAATGGGGACTGTTGTATTGCTCATCGAGTATTTTCTGGTATCTTGCGATCTGATGTGATGTGTATGGCCTGTGGTTTTACATCTACAACATATGACCCATGTGTAGACATATCACTGGACTTGGAACCAAACCAAGGGGGATCTGCAAAGATGGCGTCCACAAAGTCTAATTATTCCTACAGTGGCGAGGCAGATTGCACGAATTCGAGTCAAAACTATGGAATATCTACCCTAATGGGATGCTTGGACCGCTTTACAAGACCTGAGAGACTGGGCTCTGaccagaaatttttttgccaacAGTGTCAGGTGAGGCAGGAGTCTCTCAAACAAATGTCCATCAGAAAGCTTCCACTGGTTTCTTGCTTCCACATCAAAAGATTTGAGCATTCCTCAGTACGGAAAATGTCGAGGAAGGTTGACCGTTATTTGCAATTCCCATTTTCCTTGGACATGGCACCCTATCTATCATCTTCCATCTTGAGGAGTAGATTTGGGAATAGAATTTTCCCTTTCGATGGGGACGAGCCAGATGCTTCAAATGAATTGTCATCAGAGTTTGAGTTGTTTGCCGTCGTCACTCACACAGGCAAATTAGATGCTGGCCATTATGTGACTTACTTGCGGTTAAGCAACCAATGGTATAAGTGTGATGATGCTTGGATCACTGAAGTCAATGAGAGCACTGTGAGGGCTGCCCAAGGATACATGATGTTTTATGTACAGAAGGTGCTATACTACAAAGCAAGTGAAAAACA